The Candidatus Cloacimonadaceae bacterium DNA window CACTCCGGCAAACGTCAAACGCATCGTCAACATCCAAGCCCAAGCCGCCGATGAAGAAGAAAAACGCATCTGGGAGCTGAAAAAGCTTGCCGAGAAGATTAATGCCGTAAATCTGGTATTCGTGCGTAAAGTGGACGAACACGGCAGCATGTTTGGCTCCGTTTCCGAGACCGATATCGCCCATGCCTTACATCAGCATGGCATCGACGTGCACAAGTCCCTGATCCTGATGGACAAGCACATCAAGGAACTGGGCGTCATCGCTATGCAGATCAGGCTGCACAAAGACATCCTCGCCGATCTGAACATCAGGATCGAAAGAGAAGGCAAGGAAATACCCGTTGTGGCAACCGAGCCCGAACCGATCATCGAAGACGAAGTAATAGAAAGCAGTGAACCGGTTGAAGTCGAAATCGTTGATGAACCGGGCTTGGTGGAAGAAGAGCTGGAAACGATATTTGAAACTGAAGATATAGTAGAGACCGAAGATACCGAAGTAAAA harbors:
- the rplI gene encoding 50S ribosomal protein L9, with translation MKVIMLTNIEKVGTKGEVVNVKRGYARNYLVPRNYAIYATPANVKRIVNIQAQAADEEEKRIWELKKLAEKINAVNLVFVRKVDEHGSMFGSVSETDIAHALHQHGIDVHKSLILMDKHIKELGVIAMQIRLHKDILADLNIRIEREGKEIPVVATEPEPIIEDEVIESSEPVEVEIVDEPGLVEEELETIFETEDIVETEDTEVKV